Proteins encoded together in one Rhipicephalus sanguineus isolate Rsan-2018 chromosome 9, BIME_Rsan_1.4, whole genome shotgun sequence window:
- the LOC119404815 gene encoding vitellogenin-6, whose protein sequence is MRLLLGLAALAAVAVSFTFGNGYEMGREYIYDYYGHLHTFMPGMSQQVSGIVLKSKILVQPKRDYLIFKVIDMKFDRVHKDVEDFGEHPFQYRMVDELTRFIEKPFTARYDHGKIMNIQVTRGEPIWSVNMKKAIVSLFNIDLEAINPILPKEEAFYADCERGNCVGSMRTELPGMYRIYEDGIYGECETMYDIQKTVNPENPFANVLNVTKIKNYKKCRNTPQVFFKVSHGSRCVDCAGDETHPLTSNAAYHYDIRGTRHNFIIENIIGDGEIMYSPYTPDGNIIRIILNRTLHLIEIRDSVSDLTFNEDMVTYPKLSFVFSDDHDTKRVVDLKSAHQLIATYGLKGNVDEVGRLFRNFVEWDFSDEDLKEAIKKDKLPIRFLEVIYSFVLLDYNQIDDFYHRYVEPGSKDHKESFLNVLTAAGTNPAFMYAKHLIQSKKLDEDAASEMLINLPLHIREPTEILFDEFYRLCEASYVRETFTLHSACLRSLSNLVHDSCILNYHNTWNDAKEHAICTPELATKYYNYLVPVYDREMGIPERTMYIKVAGNFAVKESLPYLAHYARDKINKYPAYLRMVAIWSMTKSSFLYPEKVREILLPIYRNWTETHEIRIAAFSVLLRTHPDLYLLKSIAADLVTNEPNTQVMTFVYTTFKSFAESEYPCHFDLSQHLRYVMPIIEEIDVLKDINEWTYSKLLMDSGYEPEYDYGGFTVLSYIMANDSYLPRSVMFKVNDYKNNFNYHSLEMTFDAWGLDHVLDKVYGPHVTGDVHPERSLWNFFGRKRPTRDISVNKEVKEIDQNLHIKTRDYEEAFVTFRVAAFNNEIMSFTFNETMLAPLFTEGADPFSWIQNLAGEVKDFKVQEFLIGEDMSLFLPTELGLPFYLEQKQPFFMNYKNKDFKFDVKVAPDGKYIEEIGVKMQGHFLYDAHMIETASVLLPFEKVSVGVGYDSRSAISVPFNFDAGLSFVDHKFKIHTRPQTPHEVFHYEFKPFSFVESFENSLPIIHEDTRVDIFMPEDLHKFEKEYFHDMLGVGLKLDGHYLETYDFWGSWMDFWYFGDLRQKYYYLTENPMWHPRKLNVILTPANRDITNEIELKFGWKFLTPESRGNQIFTSKYASEIGDPAFSVRDEARSYTTVIDGEMVLRGQRERKIVSEMVYTRTRDLLLHNINFIYDRTPFGIDETDPVKICFHGSMKFPQPDYAKIGILDLISDSNAVSTNFNLNFGKDCKSDQKITMRAMWEHTEEQKHLLETRDHEEPVGKFLKNPYRDLWKECSYDKSNGVHWSKACDEFLFDATTLKKFTADIEYEHLSKNFVKYMHELRRHVRYSYFPWLYQLEDFDVANPEGRMKVIGNVSAFHDIWDLHVTLPNEIIKYKQAPLPSWFITPRFYSLFEYSNLEQYSSLFRHRFCDVQGTMIKTFDEIIYELPDTDCYKVLAKDCSEHQHFLVLGAKTKNPNYPKAMRMFLHTFKIEVLPVSEDSVPIARVNGKKVPVTPEEPFRQYINTGVRDIELFRIEIYGHQPVYKVFSESFGVRVTHDGRGIFVQLAPFYRGKVCGLCGDYNFNKFREFIGPDKCLHPNSTTFGNSYVIPSDNCNAPEYRNPCAYNAGEQCTVMRTVTRERGEGKEREVCFSLTPLPKCSDTCVETRLMSTEMGFHCLPARDATTKHLLQQASVRPLTEFRRKRQYLKTTVYFPESCYRP, encoded by the exons GTGATCGACATGAAGTTCGACAGGGTTCACAAGGATGTGGAGGATTTCGGCGAGCACCCGTTCCAATACAGAATGGTGGACGAGCTGACCCGCTTCATCGAGAAGCCCTTCACGGCTCGGTACGACCACGGAAAG ATAATGAACATCCAGGTGACCCGGGGTGAACCCATTTGGTCAGTGAACATGAAGAAGGCCATTGTCAGTCTCTTCAACATCGACCTAGAAGCCATCAACCCTATCTTGCCCAAGGAAGAAGCCTTCTACGCCGACTGCGAACGAGGCAACTGCGTCGGCAGCATGCGCACTGAGCTTCCTGGCATGTACCGCATTTACGAG GATGGCATCTATGGCGAGTGTGAGACCATGTACGACATCCAGAAGACGGTGAACCCCGAGAACCCGTTCGCCAATGTCTTGAACGTGACCAAGATCAAGAACTACAAAAAGTGCCGCAACACGCCTCAGGTCTTCTTCAAAGTCAGCCACGGCTCGCGATGCGTCGACTGCGCCGGTGACGAGACC CACCCGCTGACATCCAACGCGGCATACCACTACGACATCCGAGGAACCAGGCACAACTTCATCATCGAGAACATCATCGGTGACGGCGAGATTATGTACAGCCCCTACACGCCGGACGGAAACATCATCAGGATTATCCTCAA CCGGACACTCCATTTGATAGAGATACGTGACAGCGTCAGTGATTTGACCTTCAACGAAGACATGGTGACCTACCCGAagctttcctttgtattctccgacGACCACGACACCAAGCGCGTGGTGGATCTCAAGAGCGCCCACCAACTCATAGCCACGTACGGACTCAAGGGCAACGTTGATGAG GTTGGCCGACTCTTCAGGAACTTCGTGGAATGGGACTTCAGCGATGAAGACCTCAAGGAGGCCATCAAAAAGGACAAACTGCCGATAAGGTTCCTGGAAGTCATCTATTCGTTCGTCCTCCTTGACTACAACCAGATAGACGACTTCTACCACCGCTACGTTGAGCCTGGCTCCAAGGACCACAA GGAGTCTTTCCTGAACGTACTCACTGCTGCCGGCACAAATCCGGCCTTTATGTACGCCAAGCATCTGATCCAGAGCAAGAAGCTCGATGAAGACGCTGCCTCCGAGATGCTCATCAACCTTCCTCTCCACATCCGGGAGCCCACGGAGATCCTCTTCGATGAATTCTAC CGTCTGTGCGAGGCGAGCTACGTGAGAGAGACGTTCACTCTACACTCGGCCTGCCTCCGGTCACTCAGCAATTTGGTGCACGACAGCTGCATCCTCAACTACCACAACACCTGGAACGACGCCAAGGAGCACGCCATCTGCACGCCAGAACTCGCCACCAAATACTACAAC TACCTGGTGCCCGTGTACGACCGCGAGATGGGAATCCCCGAGAGAACGATGTACATCAAGGTGGCCGGAAACTTTGCCGTCAAGGAGTCTCTGCCGTACCTGGCGCACTACGCCCGAGACAAGATCAACAAGTACCCGGCTTACTTGAGGATGGTCGCCATCTGGTCCATGACCAAGTCCTCCTTCCTGTACCCGGAGAAG GTTCGTGAAATCCTGTTGCCCATCTACCGAAACTGGACCGAGACCCACGAAATCCGGATCGCCGCCTTCTCTGTTCTCCTGAGGACCCATCCCGACCTGTACCTCCTCAAGTCCATCGCCGCAGACTTGGTCACAAATGAGCCCAACACGCAGGTCATGACATTCGTTTACACCACGTTCAAGAGCTTCGCCGAGTCAGAATACCCGTGCCACTTTGATCT GTCCCAGCACCTCCGATACGTGATGCCCATCATTGAAGAGATCGACGTACTGAAGGACATCAACGAATGGACATATTCGAAGCTGCTCATGGACAGTGGATACGAGC CCGAGTACGACTACGGCGGTTTCACGGTGCTGTCGTACATCATGGCCAACGACAGCTACCTGCCGCGCTCGGTGATGTTCAAGGTGAACGACTACAAGAACAACTTCAACTACCACAGCCTCGAGATGACCTTCGACGCCTGGGGTCTTGATCACGTGCTTGACAAGGTGTATGGACCGCACGTCACCGGCGACGTACACCCGGAGCGCAGCCTCTGGAACTTCTTCGGACGCAAGAGGCCCACGCGTGACATATCGGTCAACAAGGAGGTCAAAGAGATCGATCAAAAC CTCCACATCAAGACACGTGACTACGAAGAGGCATTCGTGACGTTCCGGGTGGCAGCCTTCAACAACGAAATCATGTCCTTCACCTTCAACGAGACCATGCTGGCTCCGCTGTTTACTGAAG GAGCCGACCCGTTCTCATGGATCCAGAACTTGGCCGGAGAGGTGAAGGACTTCAAAGTCCAGGAATTCCTGATCGGCGAGGATATGTCGCTGTTCCTGCCAACCGAGCTCGGTCTGCCTTTCTACCTTGAGCAGAAGCAACCGTTCTTCATGAACTACAAGAACAAGGACTTCAAGTTCGACGTCAAGGTCGCCCCAGATGGCAAGTACATCGAGGAGATCGGCGTCAAGATGCAGGGACACTTCCT GTACGATGCGCACATGATTGAAACTGCGAGCGTCCTGCTTCCCTTCGAGAAGGTCAGCGTCGGAGTGGGCTACGACAGCCGAAGCGCCATCTCGGTGCCGTTCAACTTTGACGCCGGTCTCAGCTTCGTCGACCATAAATTCAAGATCCACACGCGCCCGCAGACACCGCACGAAGTGTTCCACTACGAATTCAAGCCTTTCAGCTTCGTCGAGAGCTTCGAGAATTCCCTGCCCATCATTCACGAGGATACCCGCGTCGACATCTTCATGCCCGAAGATCTTCACAAG TTTGAGAAGGAGTACTTCCACGACATGCTGGGCGTCGGCCTGAAACTGGACGGCCACTACTTGGAGACGTACGACTTCTGGGGTTCGTGGATGGACTTCTGGTACTTCGGCGACCTCCGCCAGAAGTACTACTACCTAACCGAGAACCCCATGTGGCACCCGAGGAAGCTCAACGTCATCCTCACGCCAGCCAACCGAGACATCACGAACGAA ATCGAGCTGAAGTTCGGCTGGAAGTTCCTGACTCCCGAGAGCCGCGGAAACCAGATATTCACGTCCAAgtacgcctccgagatcggtgaccCGGCCTTCTCGGTGCGCGACGAGGCTCGCTCATACACGACGGTCATCGACGGCGAAATGGTGTTGAGGGGCCAGCGGGAGCGAAAGATCGTCTCCGAGATGGTGTACACTCGGACCCGGGACCTGCTGTTGCACAACATCAACTTCATCTACGACCGCACGCCGTTCGGCATTGACGAGACCGATCCAGTCAAG ATCTGTTTCCATGGCAGTATGAAGTTCCCGCAACCCGACTACGCCAAGATAGGCATTCTGGATCTCATTTCTGACAGCAACGCAGTCAGCACTAACTTCAACCTGAACTTCGGAAAAGACTGCAAATCTGACCAGAAG ATCACCATGCGAGCCATGTGGGAGCACACTGAGGAGCAGAAACACCTGCTGGAGACCCGCGACCACGAGGAGCCAGTCGGCAAGTTCCTGAAGAACCCGTACAGGGATCTCTGGAAGGAGTGCTCGTACGACAAGTCCAATGGCGTCCACTGGAGCAAGGCTTGCGACGAGTTCCTGTTTGACGCGACCACGCTCAAGAAGTTCACCGCCGACATCGAGTACGAACAC CTCTCCAAGAACTTCGTCAAGTACATGCACGAGCTGAGGAGGCACGTGCGCTACAGCTACTTCCCGTGGCTGTACCAGCTGGAGGACTTCGACGTGGCCAACCCCGAGGGCAGGATGAAGGTCATCGGCAACGTGAGCGCCTTCCACGACATCTGGGACCTGCACGTCACCCTGCCCAACGAGATCATCAAGTACAAGCAGGCGCCTCTGCCATCGTGGTTCATCACGCCGCGCTTCTACTCGCTATTCGAGTACTCCAACCTCGAGCAGTACTCGTCGCTCTTCAGGCACA GATTCTGCGACGTGCAAGGAACGATGATCAAGACATTCGACGAAATCATCTACGAACTGCCTGACACCGACTGCTACAAGGTGCTGGCCAAGGACTGCTCGGAACACCAGCACTTCCTCGTCCTCGGGGCCAAGACCAAAAATCCTAACTACCCGAAG GCCATGCGCATGTTCCTGCACACGTTCAAGATCGAAGTGCTGCCAGTGTCCGAAGACAGCGTGCCCATCGCACGAGTGAACGGAAAGAAGGTGCCGGTGACGCCGGAGGAGCCCTTCCGTCAGTACATCAACACCGGAGTGCGCGACATCGAGCTGTTCCGCATCGAGATTTATGGACACCAGCCCGTCTACAAGGTCTTCTCGGAGAGCTTCGGCGTCCGCGTTACCCACGACGGCAGAGGCATCTTTGTCCAG cTTGCTCCTTTCTACCGCGGCAAGGTGTGCGGTCTTTGCGGCGACTACAACTTCAACAAGTTCCGCGAGTTCATTGGGCCCGACAAGTGCCTGCACCCCAACTCGACCACGTTCGGAAACAGTTACGTCATTCCATCGGACAACTGCAACGCGCCCGAGTACCGAAACCCATGCGCCTACAATG CCGGAGAGCAGTGCACCGTGATGCGCACCGTGACCCGTGAGCGTGGTGAGGGCAAGGAGCGCGAGGTGTGCTTCTCGCTCACCCCGCTGCCCAAGTGCTCGGACACGTGCGTCGAGACTCGCCTCATGAGCACCGAGATGGGCTTCCACTGCCTGCCGGCCCGCGACGCCACCACCAAGCATCTGCTGCAGCAGGCCTCGGTGCGACCGCTGACCGAGTTCCGGCGCAAGAGGCAGTACCTCAAGACCACCGTCTACTTCCCGGAGAGCTGCTACAGACCCTGA